The genomic segment TCCACCGCCGACTCGCCGCTGCTGACGGGCCTGGCGGTCGCGGCGATCGTCATGGCCACGATCAACGTCGTGGGTGGCTTCATGGTGACGGATCGCATGCTCCAGATGTTCAAGCGGCGGTAGGCGGACATGGACAAGACCACTCTCGTCGAGGTCGCGTACCTCGTCTCCGCGACGCTCTTCGTCTTCGGTCTCAAACGCCTGGGCTCCCCGGCCACGGCCCGCCGCGGCAATCAGCTGGCCTCCCTGGCCATGCTGGTGGCTGTGGTGGCCGCCGTCATCGAGCATCAGATCCTCAACTGGGGCATGGTGGGGCTGGGGCTCATCCTCGGCTCCCTGGTGGGCGCCGTGCTGGCCCGCCGCGTCCAGA from the Gemmatimonadota bacterium genome contains:
- a CDS encoding NAD(P)(+) transhydrogenase (Re/Si-specific) subunit beta; translation: MDKTTLVEVAYLVSATLFVFGLKRLGSPATARRGNQLASLAMLVAVVAAVIEHQILNWGMVGLGLILGSLVGAVLARRVQMTSMPELVGIFNGLGGGASAVVAAAEFVRLSVAPSGLPGM